GGAGAAACGATGAACACTTCAGCATCCTTCGGCGCCGGTGTCGCCGCACTGGCCAGTACCGAAACACCCATCAGCACACCGGCCAATGCTGCACGTGACATAAAGCTTTTCATTTTCTTCTCCAGTTTTTCCGTAAAATCCGCACGGTCATGACAACTTCATGACCATTCGTTGTCGAAGGCACTCGACAACCATAGCAAAGCGAGCCTGACTCAGAGCATCGCGTTAATGATTTCAAAGGAGTGACCATGCGCTTTCTGCCTGGCCTGATCTGCCTGCTACCCCTTTTGAGCCCTTTGGCTCACGCCGAACTGATTGATGACGTCAACGACCGTGGCGAACTGCGCATAGCCCTTGAGGCTAATACACCGCCCTTCAATTACAAGGATGGCGACACACTCACGGGGTTCGAGGTCGAGCTTGGGCAGCTCCTGGCGAACGAACTGGATGTTCGCGCCGACTTCATCGTCACCGACGAGGCCGACTTGCTCCAGGGCGTCGAAAGCGGCAAATACGATGTCGCGCTCAATCACATAGCACAGACCGCTGATCTACAGGATCGTTTCGACTTCAGCGCGCCATACGGCAAGGTCGATTCGCAGTTGCTGGCGAAGAAGGATGAGCAGCCACGGCCGATGGTGCTGGTGCAGACGCTGACCAACGCTAAACCGACAGCAAGTGCACCGGTGGAATTGGCCATACCGTTTCAGAAGGGCAACCCGGCGTTTCAGGCCAGCCTGGAGAGCGCGATGCAGCGGATCAAGGCGGACGGGCGGTTGGCGGCGTTGTCGAAGAAGTGGCTCACCGAAGCCAACTGAAGTCGGTAGGAGCTGCGGCACGCTGCGATCTTTTGACGTTGATTTACAAGATCAAAAGATCGCAGCCTCGTTTCATTCGTCAGCTCCTACAGCAAGAGTCGACCGATACCGCGCCCTGTAGGAGCTGCGGCACGCTGCGATCTTTTGACGTCGATTTACTGGATCAAAAGATCGCAGCCTCGTTTCACTCGTCAGCTCCTACAGCCTGAGTTGACCGACACCGCGCCCTGCAGGAGCTGCGGCACGCTGCGATCTTTTGACGTTGATTTACAAGATCAAAAGATCGCAGCCTCGTTTCACTCGTCAGCTCCTACAGGGGATTTGTGGGGGCTATGGGTTGAGTTGGGCCAGGGCTTTCGCGGCTTGTGGGAGTTCGAGTTCGCTGAAGACTTGCACGCCATGGCGCTTGAGCAGCGCGGCCGTTACGCCTTCGCCTGGGACTTTGACGCCACTGAACGTCCCGTCATAGGTCAGCAGGTTTCCACAGGATGGGCTGTTGGCTTTCAGCACTGCCACGCGAATCCCATGCTGTTGCACCAACGCCAACGCCTGCCGCGCACCATCCAGAAACTGCGCGCTGACATCCTCGCCCTCGGTGGTAATCACCGCAGCGACACCATCCAGCACTTCACCACCCTGCCCGCCCGGGATTTCCGCCGCTGCCCGTGGTGTCGGCAAACCGCCCGCGACTTCGGGACACAGCGGCACCACCCGCCCTTGTGCGATCCATTGCTCAAGCAAATCAAACGGCCCGCTCGCCCCGCCGTCATAACGCACGCGATGGCCCAACAGGCAGCGGCTGACCAGAATCTTGTCCATGCTCAGAACGGCTCGTTGCCACGGCGGCGAAACCAACCGGTCAGCGACAAGCGTTCACGGTTCGCCGGCAATACTTCGTGCGGCACTTCACCCGAGAGAAACACCACCAGACAACCGCCAGTCGGTTGCACGTCATGCACGCGCTCATCGTTGAGGTACATGCGCAACTGACCACCATCCTCCGGCAGCCAGGCATCGTTGAGATAGACCACCACCGAAACCATGCGCCGGTCGTCATCGCGAAAGCGGTCGACGTGCTTGCGATAGAACGCACCGGGCGGATACAGGGCGAAATGGCACTCGAAATCTTCCAGGCCGAGAAACAAGCCGCGGTTGAGCGCCTCGCGCAAGCTGTCCATCAGGCTCAGATAACGGTCGCTGGCCGCAGCCTGCCCGGGATCGATCCACTGGATATGGTCGCCTCGAATGCCCTCGCGAATCTCCGAGAACGGCCCGCGCCCCACTGCCGCCGGCGCCAGTTCACCTTCGGCCTCGCGTTTGCGGCATTCGGCCGCCAGCTCGCGGGTCAAACCGGCGGGCAGGAAAATGTTCTGCTGCGACCAGCCATGCTCGGCCAGGTCGTCGACAATGCGTAACAGCAGCGGGTGTTCAGAGGATATTTGCATGGCGCGCATAGTATGCCTGCGGCAAGAAATCCGACAGAGCCACGCGGCGGCTTGATACGAATTCTCGACAAGTCCCTGCACCGCAAGGACAATAGTCCGCTGCTGACAGGAGTCCCTATGCGCCGTTTGCTTTTTTCACTGTTGATGTTCTGCGTATTGCCCGCCTGGGCGGACGGCCAC
This window of the Pseudomonas fluorescens genome carries:
- a CDS encoding transporter substrate-binding domain-containing protein encodes the protein MRFLPGLICLLPLLSPLAHAELIDDVNDRGELRIALEANTPPFNYKDGDTLTGFEVELGQLLANELDVRADFIVTDEADLLQGVESGKYDVALNHIAQTADLQDRFDFSAPYGKVDSQLLAKKDEQPRPMVLVQTLTNAKPTASAPVELAIPFQKGNPAFQASLESAMQRIKADGRLAALSKKWLTEAN
- a CDS encoding DUF523 domain-containing protein, with amino-acid sequence MDKILVSRCLLGHRVRYDGGASGPFDLLEQWIAQGRVVPLCPEVAGGLPTPRAAAEIPGGQGGEVLDGVAAVITTEGEDVSAQFLDGARQALALVQQHGIRVAVLKANSPSCGNLLTYDGTFSGVKVPGEGVTAALLKRHGVQVFSELELPQAAKALAQLNP
- a CDS encoding 2OG-Fe(II) oxygenase, whose protein sequence is MRAMQISSEHPLLLRIVDDLAEHGWSQQNIFLPAGLTRELAAECRKREAEGELAPAAVGRGPFSEIREGIRGDHIQWIDPGQAAASDRYLSLMDSLREALNRGLFLGLEDFECHFALYPPGAFYRKHVDRFRDDDRRMVSVVVYLNDAWLPEDGGQLRMYLNDERVHDVQPTGGCLVVFLSGEVPHEVLPANRERLSLTGWFRRRGNEPF